In Thalassospira sp. TSL5-1, the following are encoded in one genomic region:
- the hutU gene encoding urocanate hydratase yields MSNPRHNIREIIAPTGTEISAKSWLTEAPLRMLMNNLHPDVAENPHELVVYGGIGRAARTWQDFDRIVASLKSLEEDETLLVQSGKPVGIFRTHKDAPRVLIANSNLVPHWANWDHFNELDKKGLMMYGQMTAGSWIYIGSQGIVQGTYETFVEVGRQHYDGNLKGKWVLTAGLGGMGGAQPLAAVMAGACCLAIECNPDSIDFRLRTGYVDAKTDSLDEALDMIDRWTKAGEAKSVGLLGNAAEIVPELVRRGVKPDLVTDQTSAHDPVNGYLPKGWSMGEWKAKRESDPKAVAKAARASMREHVEAMLAFHEQGIPTIDYGNNIRQMAKEEGLENAFDFPGFVPACIRPLFCRGVGPFRWAALSGDPEDIYKTDAKVKEILPDNHHLHNWLDMARERISFQGLPARICWVGLGDRHRLALAFNEMVASGELKAPIVIGRDHLDSGSVASPNRETEAMQDGSDAVSDWPLLNALLNTASGATWVSLHHGGGVGMGFSQHAGMVICADGSEDAARRLERVLWNDPATGVMRHADAGYDIAIDCAREHGLRLPGILGN; encoded by the coding sequence ATGAGCAATCCGCGCCATAATATTCGTGAGATCATCGCACCAACCGGCACCGAAATTTCGGCCAAATCCTGGCTGACCGAAGCCCCGCTGCGCATGTTGATGAACAATTTGCACCCCGATGTTGCCGAAAACCCGCATGAATTGGTGGTTTATGGTGGCATTGGCCGCGCTGCGCGCACCTGGCAGGATTTTGACCGCATCGTTGCGTCGTTAAAATCGCTGGAAGAAGACGAAACGCTGCTGGTGCAGTCTGGCAAGCCGGTGGGGATTTTCCGGACCCACAAGGATGCGCCGCGTGTTCTGATTGCCAACTCCAATCTGGTGCCGCATTGGGCGAACTGGGACCATTTCAACGAACTCGATAAAAAGGGTTTGATGATGTATGGGCAGATGACGGCCGGTTCATGGATTTACATTGGCAGCCAGGGCATCGTACAGGGCACCTATGAAACCTTTGTCGAGGTTGGCCGCCAGCATTATGACGGCAACCTGAAAGGCAAATGGGTTTTGACCGCTGGCCTGGGTGGCATGGGTGGCGCGCAGCCGCTGGCGGCTGTCATGGCCGGGGCCTGTTGTTTGGCGATTGAATGCAACCCGGACAGCATCGATTTCCGCCTGCGCACCGGCTATGTCGATGCCAAAACCGACAGCCTTGACGAAGCCCTGGACATGATTGACCGCTGGACCAAGGCGGGCGAAGCAAAATCGGTCGGGCTATTGGGCAATGCCGCCGAAATTGTGCCCGAGCTGGTGCGCCGTGGCGTAAAACCGGACCTCGTGACCGACCAGACATCGGCCCACGACCCGGTAAATGGCTACCTTCCTAAAGGCTGGAGCATGGGCGAATGGAAGGCCAAACGCGAAAGCGACCCGAAAGCAGTTGCAAAGGCCGCCCGTGCCTCCATGCGCGAACATGTCGAGGCGATGCTGGCCTTCCACGAACAGGGCATTCCGACCATCGATTATGGCAACAATATCCGCCAGATGGCCAAGGAAGAAGGGCTGGAGAACGCCTTTGATTTCCCCGGTTTTGTTCCGGCCTGCATTCGTCCGCTGTTCTGCCGGGGTGTTGGTCCGTTCCGCTGGGCGGCGCTGTCGGGCGACCCGGAGGACATTTATAAAACCGATGCCAAGGTAAAGGAAATCCTGCCCGATAACCATCATCTGCATAACTGGCTGGATATGGCGCGTGAACGCATTTCCTTCCAGGGCTTGCCCGCCCGTATTTGCTGGGTTGGTTTGGGTGACCGTCACCGCCTGGCCCTTGCCTTTAATGAAATGGTTGCATCGGGTGAACTGAAAGCCCCGATTGTAATTGGCCGTGACCATCTTGACAGTGGTTCGGTTGCATCGCCCAACCGCGAAACCGAAGCGATGCAGGATGGATCTGACGCGGTTTCGGATTGGCCGCTTCTGAACGCCCTTCTGAATACCGCTTCGGGGGCAACCTGGGTAAGCCTGCATCACGGGGGTGGCGTTGGCATGGGCTTTTCGCAGCATGCGGGCATGGTAATTTGTGCCGATGGTAGCGAAGACGCCGCCCGTCGCCTGGAACGTGTTTTGTGGAACGACCCGGCAACGGGCGTGATGCGCCATGCCGATGCGGGCTATGACATTGCCATTGATTGCGCCCGCGAACATGGCCTGCGTTTGCCCGGTATTCTGGGTAACTGA
- a CDS encoding HutD family protein, protein MTAPSAIRILRASDYRRMPWKNGGGETVEIAVYPANAGLDDFAWRISMAKVASDGPFSSFPGIDRTLSILEGAGMTLVIGDQAPVTLTHDTPPYPFAADIPTSAMLVDGPITDLNVMTRRNRSTHRVTRHVVNGTQILTTSEKTVTFILVQDAVEIVVGDGETHQLQPLDAMICDPSAADFTLKTDKSTTVYEIVLTA, encoded by the coding sequence ATGACTGCGCCTTCGGCCATCCGCATTTTGCGGGCAAGTGACTATCGCCGAATGCCTTGGAAAAACGGTGGCGGGGAAACGGTGGAAATCGCCGTTTACCCCGCCAATGCCGGGCTGGATGATTTTGCCTGGCGCATCAGCATGGCAAAGGTTGCCAGTGATGGCCCGTTTTCCAGCTTTCCCGGTATTGATCGCACCCTTTCCATTCTGGAAGGGGCGGGGATGACGCTTGTGATTGGCGATCAGGCCCCTGTCACACTAACGCACGATACGCCGCCTTATCCGTTTGCGGCCGATATACCAACATCGGCAATGCTGGTGGACGGGCCCATCACGGATTTGAATGTGATGACCCGGCGAAATCGCAGCACACATCGCGTGACCCGGCATGTCGTGAATGGTACTCAAATCCTCACAACATCGGAAAAAACGGTTACGTTCATACTGGTGCAGGATGCGGTCGAAATCGTTGTGGGCGATGGTGAAACCCATCAATTGCAACCCCTTGATGCCATGATATGTGACCCTTCAGCCGCTGATTTCACCCTGAAAACAGACAAGTCCACAACGGTTTACGAAATCGTGTTAACGGCGTAA
- a CDS encoding ABC transporter permease → MEIFELLGFGAKGWGALILTGMLLTLCVTLASLAIGAVVGGLIATAKLSNFWWLRVLGTTYTTIFRGVPELLIIYLIYFGGSNAVTAIGHAMGIEGFLGMPSFLAGALAVGLISAAYQAEVYRGAYRAIPRGEIEAAASIGMPPLRCVRRIILPQILRFAIPGLNNVWQLSLKDSALISVTGLAELMRTTQVAAGSTRQYFMFYIVGGVLYLVLTSFSERLFNSAERRSNKSMPRGMGQV, encoded by the coding sequence ATGGAAATTTTTGAACTTCTCGGCTTTGGTGCCAAGGGCTGGGGTGCACTTATCCTGACCGGCATGTTGCTGACCTTGTGTGTCACGCTGGCTTCTCTTGCCATTGGCGCCGTTGTTGGCGGCCTGATCGCAACCGCCAAATTATCGAATTTCTGGTGGCTGCGCGTGCTGGGCACCACCTACACCACCATTTTTCGCGGCGTGCCTGAACTGCTGATCATTTACCTGATCTATTTTGGCGGCTCAAATGCCGTTACCGCCATTGGCCATGCGATGGGGATTGAGGGCTTTTTGGGCATGCCCTCCTTTTTGGCAGGCGCACTGGCCGTCGGGCTGATTTCCGCAGCCTATCAGGCAGAGGTTTATCGTGGGGCCTACCGCGCCATTCCCCGCGGCGAGATCGAGGCGGCCGCCTCCATTGGCATGCCGCCCCTGCGCTGTGTCCGCCGGATTATCCTGCCGCAAATTCTGCGTTTTGCCATTCCCGGGCTTAACAATGTCTGGCAGTTGTCGCTTAAGGATTCCGCGCTGATTTCAGTTACCGGTCTGGCCGAACTGATGCGCACCACCCAGGTCGCGGCTGGTTCGACCCGCCAGTATTTCATGTTCTATATTGTGGGCGGGGTGCTTTACCTGGTTCTGACCAGCTTTTCCGAACGGCTTTTTAACAGTGCCGAACGCCGCAGCAACAAATCCATGCCACGCGGCATGGGCCAGGTTTAA
- a CDS encoding ABC transporter permease: MDFAFLFSTMKDLLAATPTTIGLFSLSVFFGGLLALLIVTMRVSNNIIARNFAKGYIFVFRGSPLLIQMFLVFYGLGQFGVIRHSFVWPALREPFICAVLSLALCTAGYSAEIFRSGLRAVPPGEVEAARAAGMSGFLLLRRIIAPIALRHALPAYSTEIVLMVKSTALASLVTVWEITGVAQRLISQTYRTMEVFLCAAALYLLLNFIILQGLSLLENRLNRHHRRPTGRKPSVMNALFGARP, from the coding sequence ATGGATTTTGCATTTCTGTTTTCGACCATGAAGGACCTGCTGGCCGCGACACCCACGACCATTGGCCTGTTTTCGTTATCGGTGTTTTTTGGCGGTCTTTTGGCCCTGCTGATTGTCACCATGCGGGTCAGCAACAACATCATCGCCCGCAATTTCGCCAAGGGCTATATCTTCGTCTTTCGCGGCTCCCCGCTTTTAATCCAGATGTTTCTGGTTTTTTACGGGCTCGGGCAATTCGGGGTGATCCGCCACAGCTTTGTCTGGCCTGCGTTGCGCGAACCCTTTATTTGTGCCGTTCTTTCGCTCGCCCTGTGCACGGCGGGTTACTCGGCTGAAATTTTTCGCAGTGGCCTGCGCGCCGTACCACCTGGCGAGGTGGAAGCAGCCCGGGCGGCTGGCATGTCCGGCTTTTTGCTGCTGCGCCGGATCATTGCGCCCATCGCACTCCGCCATGCCCTGCCCGCCTATTCGACCGAAATTGTCCTGATGGTCAAATCAACCGCGCTGGCAAGCCTGGTAACGGTTTGGGAAATTACCGGGGTGGCACAGCGGCTGATTTCGCAAACTTACCGCACAATGGAAGTTTTCCTGTGCGCCGCCGCCCTTTATCTGCTGTTGAATTTTATCATCCTGCAGGGCCTGTCCCTTCTGGAAAACCGGTTAAACCGCCATCACCGCCGCCCGACGGGACGCAAACCGTCGGTGATGAATGCCCTGTTTGGTGCCCGCCCCTAA
- the hutC gene encoding histidine utilization repressor: protein MRAKKSPTLHQQIINDIEGYILSGAWPPGHRIANELDLAEQYNCSRMTVNKALSQLANANLIERRKKSGSFVTQPQAQSAVLEIHDIKLEVQSLGLPYEYHRLGRSTRKSTASDMKSLELSESADILEVTGKHLAGPRVFCREERLINLSVVPEARDEDFIDIAPGPWLTSRVPWTTAEHMIKSIGANAHYARALDIAEGTACLVIERRTWSHNGPVTHVRLTYPGDRHALVARFTPTDPTGKASGF, encoded by the coding sequence ATGCGGGCGAAAAAGTCACCTACCCTGCACCAGCAGATTATCAACGATATTGAAGGCTATATTCTGTCGGGCGCATGGCCCCCGGGCCATCGCATTGCCAATGAACTGGACCTGGCGGAACAGTATAATTGCTCGCGCATGACGGTAAACAAGGCACTCAGCCAGCTTGCCAACGCCAATTTGATTGAACGGCGCAAAAAATCCGGCAGTTTTGTCACCCAGCCCCAGGCGCAATCGGCGGTACTGGAAATTCACGATATCAAGCTGGAAGTGCAGTCTCTGGGGCTGCCTTATGAATATCATCGCCTTGGCCGGTCAACCCGCAAGTCAACGGCAAGTGACATGAAAAGCCTGGAGCTTTCGGAAAGTGCCGACATTCTGGAAGTAACGGGCAAGCACCTTGCCGGTCCGCGTGTTTTTTGCCGGGAAGAACGCCTGATCAATTTATCGGTTGTACCCGAAGCCCGCGATGAAGATTTCATCGACATCGCACCCGGCCCCTGGCTGACCAGCCGGGTGCCCTGGACCACGGCCGAACACATGATCAAATCCATCGGCGCAAATGCCCATTACGCCCGCGCCCTTGATATTGCAGAGGGAACGGCCTGCCTTGTCATCGAACGCCGCACCTGGAGCCATAACGGCCCCGTTACCCATGTACGCCTGACCTATCCCGGCGACCGGCACGCTCTGGTCGCCCGTTTCACCCCGACAGACCCGACAGGAAAGGCCTCCGGCTTTTAG
- a CDS encoding ABC transporter ATP-binding protein yields the protein MSATPRLSVRNIRKSFGAHEVLRGISLDAHDGDVISVLGASGSGKSTFLRCINMLETADDGDVIVSGEEITMRTTSQGRGPASRKQLDRIRTELGMVFQSFNLWSHMTILENIIEGPVHVQKRPRAECIAEAVALLEKVGIADRKDYYPAHLSGGQKQRAAIARSLAMKPKVILFDEPTSALDPELVGEVLRVMRDLAAEKMTMLVVTHEMGFARNVSNRVIFMREGQIDCEGTPDDMFGGQGSPYFQQFIRHMETENDAA from the coding sequence ATGTCAGCCACCCCAAGGCTTTCTGTTCGCAATATCCGCAAAAGTTTTGGTGCCCACGAAGTCCTGCGCGGCATTTCCCTTGATGCCCATGATGGCGATGTCATTAGCGTGCTGGGGGCGAGCGGGTCTGGCAAATCCACGTTTCTACGCTGTATCAATATGCTGGAAACCGCCGATGACGGGGATGTGATTGTCAGTGGTGAAGAAATCACCATGAGAACCACCAGCCAGGGCCGTGGCCCTGCCAGCCGCAAGCAGCTTGACCGCATCCGCACCGAACTGGGCATGGTGTTTCAGTCCTTTAACCTGTGGTCACACATGACCATTCTGGAAAACATCATCGAAGGCCCGGTCCATGTGCAAAAACGCCCGCGTGCCGAGTGCATTGCCGAGGCCGTGGCCCTTTTGGAAAAGGTCGGCATTGCGGATCGCAAGGATTATTACCCGGCCCATCTTTCCGGCGGGCAAAAACAGCGCGCCGCCATTGCCCGCTCGCTTGCCATGAAACCAAAGGTCATTTTATTTGACGAACCGACATCGGCCCTGGACCCGGAACTGGTGGGCGAAGTGCTGCGTGTGATGCGCGACCTGGCGGCGGAGAAAATGACGATGCTGGTCGTCACCCATGAAATGGGCTTTGCCCGCAATGTGTCGAACCGCGTGATTTTCATGCGCGAAGGCCAAATCGATTGTGAAGGCACGCCAGATGACATGTTTGGCGGCCAGGGTTCGCCCTATTTCCAGCAATTCATCCGTCATATGGAAACCGAAAATGACGCTGCCTGA
- the hutH gene encoding histidine ammonia-lyase, which translates to MTLPDVILDVGLTWREIAAIANGAPLTLADAPNKRINRGRKIVNALVDRGIRAYGITTGVGALADTVVDRSAQAQLSRNIILSHACGTGPLLSAPAVRAIIAAQINNFAHGYSGICPETVAALQGLLNHNCIPAVPSKGSAGYLVHMAHIALVLIGEGRAMIDGQMLSGADVLAKIGLKPLTLQAKEGLSLVNGTSCSAGLGAFALARAHRLADWADAIAAMTLESSGAQMAAFDADILALRKSAGIQKVGATLRARLAGSRHIDQSFAKRTQDALSLRATPHAHGAVRDVFDNTAIVVNQELASATDNPIVHGSPEDPKVASEAHAVAPALALALDGLAIAISQLSMLSERRLDRLVNPLVSGLPPFLTNDPGVGSGLMIAQYTAAALAAENRRLGAPASLDGGITSALQEDYLAHPTAAANKLLQVLDNTEQVLAIELLAAAQASDLIAINPDDGIKMRASGTNALYQQVRHLLPAYGDDHALANDLETLRNLIANEEPAPIP; encoded by the coding sequence ATGACGCTGCCTGATGTTATTCTTGATGTTGGCCTGACCTGGCGCGAAATCGCCGCCATTGCCAATGGTGCCCCCCTGACCCTGGCCGATGCCCCCAACAAACGCATTAACCGGGGCCGCAAAATTGTGAATGCACTGGTGGATCGCGGCATTCGGGCTTATGGCATTACCACCGGTGTTGGCGCATTGGCCGATACGGTGGTGGACCGCAGTGCCCAGGCACAGCTGTCGCGCAACATCATCCTCAGCCACGCTTGTGGCACCGGACCGTTGCTATCCGCCCCGGCGGTACGCGCCATTATTGCTGCACAAATCAACAATTTTGCGCATGGTTATTCCGGTATTTGCCCGGAAACGGTCGCTGCCCTGCAAGGCTTGCTCAACCACAACTGCATTCCGGCGGTTCCCTCCAAGGGGTCGGCAGGGTATCTGGTGCATATGGCGCATATTGCCCTGGTGCTGATTGGCGAGGGGCGCGCAATGATTGACGGGCAGATGCTTTCAGGGGCGGATGTGCTGGCAAAAATTGGCCTAAAACCGCTGACATTGCAGGCCAAAGAAGGCCTTAGTCTGGTCAATGGCACATCATGCTCTGCCGGGTTGGGGGCCTTTGCGCTGGCGCGTGCCCATCGCCTGGCCGACTGGGCTGATGCCATTGCCGCCATGACCCTTGAATCATCGGGCGCGCAAATGGCCGCCTTTGATGCCGATATTCTGGCTCTGCGCAAATCGGCGGGTATTCAAAAGGTGGGCGCAACCCTGCGGGCCCGGTTGGCGGGCAGCCGCCATATTGACCAGTCCTTTGCCAAACGCACACAGGATGCGCTAAGCCTGCGGGCAACGCCGCATGCCCACGGTGCCGTGCGCGACGTTTTTGATAACACGGCCATTGTCGTTAATCAGGAACTGGCATCCGCGACCGATAATCCCATTGTGCATGGGTCCCCCGAAGATCCCAAAGTCGCCTCCGAAGCCCATGCCGTTGCCCCGGCACTAGCCCTGGCGCTTGATGGGCTGGCGATTGCCATTTCGCAGCTTTCCATGCTGTCCGAACGGCGTCTGGACCGGCTGGTGAACCCGTTGGTCAGTGGCCTGCCACCGTTTTTAACCAATGATCCCGGTGTGGGGTCCGGCCTGATGATTGCACAATATACCGCCGCTGCGCTTGCCGCCGAAAACCGCCGCCTGGGTGCCCCGGCCAGCCTGGATGGCGGTATTACATCCGCCTTGCAGGAGGATTACCTGGCCCACCCCACGGCTGCGGCCAACAAGCTGTTACAGGTGCTTGATAATACCGAACAGGTTTTGGCGATCGAGCTTCTGGCCGCGGCCCAGGCCTCTGATCTGATTGCAATTAACCCCGATGACGGCATAAAAATGCGTGCATCGGGCACCAATGCCCTTTATCAACAAGTCCGTCATTTGCTGCCTGCTTATGGGGATGACCATGCCCTCGCCAACGATCTGGAAACGCTACGCAACCTGATCGCAAACGAGGAACCAGCCCCCATCCCCTAA
- a CDS encoding transporter substrate-binding domain-containing protein yields MKFKSILVAAAALFAVASTTPSQAKEWKEVTITLEGAYAPWNMTNPDGSLGGFEPELAEYLCNHMKVKCNLVASDWDSMITSLNAGKFDVVMDALSITPERQKVIAFSIPYANTHAAFAAPTESDYAQAPGTGEVVKMAPDYSGGKDQIDALRKTFDGATIGIQAATVYAKFIYDNFKDIATIREYKTGAERDLDLQTGRIDVGFDDTTNLLASFKTSDEAMAITGPEIAGTVFGIGEGLGLRKEDTELKAMFDDAIKAALADGTIKKLSMKWFGTDVTPE; encoded by the coding sequence ATGAAGTTCAAGTCAATTCTTGTGGCTGCTGCCGCATTGTTTGCTGTTGCCAGCACAACACCGTCGCAGGCCAAAGAGTGGAAAGAAGTCACCATCACCCTCGAAGGGGCCTATGCCCCCTGGAACATGACCAACCCGGACGGGTCACTGGGCGGGTTTGAACCCGAACTGGCCGAATATCTGTGCAACCACATGAAGGTCAAATGCAATCTGGTTGCCTCGGACTGGGACAGCATGATCACCAGCCTCAATGCCGGTAAATTTGACGTGGTGATGGATGCACTTTCCATTACCCCGGAACGTCAGAAGGTCATCGCCTTTTCGATCCCCTATGCCAACACCCACGCTGCCTTTGCCGCACCGACAGAAAGTGATTATGCCCAGGCACCCGGCACCGGCGAAGTTGTGAAAATGGCACCGGATTATTCTGGCGGCAAAGACCAGATCGATGCCCTGCGCAAAACGTTTGATGGCGCAACCATCGGCATCCAGGCGGCAACGGTCTATGCCAAATTCATCTATGACAATTTCAAGGACATCGCGACCATCCGCGAATACAAAACCGGTGCCGAACGCGACCTTGACCTGCAAACCGGCCGTATCGACGTTGGCTTTGACGATACCACCAACCTGTTGGCATCTTTCAAAACATCCGACGAAGCCATGGCCATTACCGGCCCGGAAATTGCCGGAACTGTCTTTGGCATTGGTGAAGGCCTGGGCCTGCGCAAGGAAGATACCGAGCTGAAAGCCATGTTCGATGATGCCATCAAGGCCGCCCTTGCCGACGGGACCATCAAAAAGCTGTCGATGAAGTGGTTTGGCACCGACGTCACCCCGGAATAA
- a CDS encoding formimidoylglutamate deiminase — translation MAMLHAKSLLGEHGWQENVRLSLDDGKITNLETGVSPAPGDECHAVIVPAMPNLHSHAFQRAMAGLAEMRGTGSDSFWSWRTNMYHFALSMTPDDVEAVASQLYMEMLEAGFSRVGEFHYLHHDHDGSPYAHIGEMADHIASASATTGIDLTLLPVFYAHAGFGGTAPTQGQRRFINSVEQFEKLIAACNATAQNRDGMIVGVAPHSLRAATPEELASVSKMAGSNPIHIHIAEQLLEVNDCIKWSGQRPVEWLLDHADLSNQWCLVHATHMTEDETTRMARAGAIAGLCPITEGNLGDGTFPAETFLAQGGQFGIGSDSNVQISISSELRQLEYSQRLHHNSRNAIANISSSTGRTIFDHALKGGARALATDYGIENGKTANFVSLDTSEASYLAGDHILDAWIFAETIKVDNVWVRGRKVVQQGRHIARDQIAPKFQQTMKNLLAK, via the coding sequence ATGGCAATGCTGCATGCAAAATCGCTTCTGGGTGAACATGGCTGGCAGGAAAATGTAAGGCTATCGCTAGATGATGGCAAAATTACCAACCTGGAAACCGGCGTGTCCCCTGCCCCTGGCGATGAATGCCACGCCGTGATTGTGCCCGCGATGCCCAACCTGCACAGCCATGCCTTTCAGCGCGCAATGGCGGGCCTGGCGGAAATGCGCGGTACTGGCAGCGACAGCTTCTGGAGCTGGCGCACCAACATGTATCATTTCGCGCTGTCCATGACACCCGATGATGTGGAGGCGGTTGCCAGCCAGCTTTATATGGAAATGCTCGAAGCGGGTTTTTCGCGCGTTGGTGAATTTCATTATCTGCATCATGACCATGACGGCAGCCCTTATGCCCATATCGGCGAAATGGCAGATCATATCGCCAGTGCGAGCGCCACCACCGGCATAGATTTAACCCTGCTGCCGGTTTTTTATGCCCATGCCGGGTTTGGCGGCACCGCCCCGACGCAGGGCCAGCGCCGATTTATCAATTCGGTTGAGCAGTTTGAAAAACTGATTGCCGCCTGCAATGCCACGGCCCAAAACCGTGATGGCATGATTGTCGGTGTTGCCCCGCACAGCCTGCGCGCGGCCACGCCCGAAGAACTGGCAAGTGTGAGCAAAATGGCAGGCAGCAACCCCATTCACATCCATATTGCGGAGCAATTGCTGGAGGTCAATGACTGCATCAAATGGTCCGGCCAGCGCCCGGTTGAATGGCTGCTGGACCATGCTGATCTCAGCAATCAATGGTGCCTGGTGCACGCCACCCACATGACCGAAGATGAAACCACCCGCATGGCGCGGGCCGGTGCCATTGCCGGCCTGTGCCCGATTACCGAGGGCAATCTGGGCGATGGTACCTTCCCGGCGGAAACCTTTTTGGCACAGGGCGGCCAGTTTGGCATTGGGTCGGATTCCAACGTGCAAATCAGCATTTCATCCGAATTGCGCCAGTTGGAATATTCCCAGCGCCTGCATCACAATTCGCGCAACGCCATTGCCAATATCTCCTCCTCGACCGGGCGGACAATTTTTGACCATGCGCTTAAAGGCGGTGCCCGCGCCCTTGCCACCGATTACGGCATTGAGAATGGCAAAACCGCCAATTTTGTCTCGCTTGATACAAGCGAGGCATCCTATCTTGCGGGCGATCACATCCTTGATGCCTGGATTTTTGCCGAAACCATCAAGGTTGATAATGTGTGGGTGCGCGGGCGCAAGGTTGTGCAGCAAGGCCGCCATATTGCGCGCGACCAGATTGCACCGAAATTTCAGCAAACCATGAAAAACCTGCTGGCGAAATAG
- the hutG gene encoding N-formylglutamate deformylase, whose translation MRVFDVEQGSSPVILAFPHTGTDVPADMREKLNDNGKILADTDWHIHRLYDGLLPGVTTVRALFHRYVIDANRDPSGQSLYPGQNTTGLVPVTDFDGKPIWREGQEPDENEVSRRQQQFHAPYHAALKAEIDRVKALHGVAVLYDCHSIRSHIPFLFDGKLPDFNIGTDSGTTCDPRIEQAVVTVCENAAGFTSVLNGRFRGGWTTRHYANPAQNIHTVQMELAQSTHLAREEPPFEYDETVAAPLRAHLKDILQNIEKIAFDLAKGN comes from the coding sequence ATGCGTGTTTTTGACGTTGAACAGGGCTCATCGCCGGTGATTCTGGCCTTCCCGCATACGGGAACGGATGTCCCGGCCGATATGCGCGAAAAGCTGAATGACAATGGTAAAATCCTGGCCGATACCGACTGGCATATTCACAGGCTTTATGATGGCCTGCTGCCCGGTGTGACCACGGTGCGCGCCCTTTTTCATCGCTATGTGATTGATGCCAACCGCGACCCGTCGGGGCAAAGCCTGTATCCCGGGCAAAACACCACCGGGCTGGTGCCTGTAACGGATTTTGATGGCAAACCGATCTGGCGAGAGGGGCAGGAACCTGATGAAAATGAGGTTTCGCGCCGCCAGCAACAGTTTCACGCGCCCTATCATGCCGCCTTAAAGGCGGAAATTGACCGGGTTAAGGCCCTTCATGGCGTTGCCGTGCTTTATGATTGCCATTCGATCCGGTCACATATTCCGTTCCTGTTTGATGGCAAATTGCCGGATTTCAATATCGGTACAGATAGCGGCACCACCTGTGACCCGCGTATCGAACAGGCTGTGGTAACTGTGTGCGAAAATGCCGCCGGGTTTACATCGGTTTTGAATGGCCGTTTTCGTGGCGGCTGGACCACCCGGCATTATGCCAACCCGGCACAAAATATACACACTGTGCAAATGGAACTGGCGCAATCCACTCATCTTGCCCGCGAAGAACCGCCTTTTGAATATGACGAGACTGTCGCAGCACCATTGCGCGCGCACCTTAAAGACATTTTGCAGAACATCGAAAAGATCGCCTTTGATCTAGCCAAGGGAAACTGA
- the hutC gene encoding histidine utilization repressor, whose protein sequence is MTKNNGLRPARHKQEGPVFTGQALRKERDGGGPLYLEVKQLILDRIYRGEWQPNHRIPSENELVSELGISKMTANRALRELAHEGELVRVQGVGSFVAQKKGYSALFEVRNIAEEIAERGHVHSASVIVLADQAASPDVADALDLPIGAPVFHSLIVHHENDVPVQIEDRFVNPALAPDYLSQDFSAITPNVYLSQMAPLTGSEHVVESILAQPWEAKLLVILHNEPCLMIRRRTWSSGGVVSLARLIYPGTRYRLESRQGKTT, encoded by the coding sequence ATGACAAAAAACAATGGATTACGACCAGCCCGGCACAAACAGGAAGGGCCAGTATTTACTGGTCAGGCCTTGCGAAAGGAACGGGATGGCGGCGGGCCGTTGTATCTGGAGGTCAAACAGTTGATCCTGGACCGCATATATCGCGGGGAATGGCAGCCCAATCACCGGATTCCATCGGAAAACGAGCTGGTTTCAGAGCTGGGTATTAGCAAAATGACGGCCAACAGGGCCCTGCGCGAGTTGGCCCATGAGGGAGAATTGGTGCGCGTTCAGGGAGTCGGTTCGTTTGTGGCCCAGAAAAAGGGCTATTCCGCTCTGTTTGAGGTGCGCAACATTGCCGAGGAAATTGCCGAACGCGGCCATGTTCATTCTGCCTCCGTGATTGTTCTGGCCGACCAGGCGGCGTCGCCTGATGTAGCGGATGCGCTGGATTTGCCTATCGGGGCACCGGTTTTTCATTCGCTTATTGTGCATCATGAAAATGATGTGCCGGTCCAGATCGAGGACCGCTTTGTCAATCCGGCTTTGGCGCCGGATTATTTGTCTCAGGACTTTTCGGCGATTACACCAAATGTTTATCTGTCGCAAATGGCCCCGCTGACCGGATCGGAACATGTCGTCGAGTCGATCCTGGCGCAGCCGTGGGAGGCTAAGTTACTGGTAATCCTGCATAATGAGCCCTGCCTGATGATCCGCCGCCGGACCTGGTCGAGTGGTGGGGTGGTTTCGCTTGCCCGTCTGATCTACCCCGGTACGCGCTATCGTCTTGAAAGCAGGCAGGGAAAAACAACCTGA